The following are from one region of the Lacinutrix sp. Bg11-31 genome:
- a CDS encoding ABC-F family ATP-binding cassette domain-containing protein yields MTYLTVESISKSYGELTLFEDISFSIHKGQKVAFVAKNGTGKTSILNILEKTDEPDSGNVIFRKDIKVSFLPQEPYLNSELSVEDTIFNSDNPILDVIKNYEKALLNPEDAEAYQVAFEQMDIQNAWDFETQYKQILFKLKLEDLQQKVSSMSGGQKKRLSLANALINKPDLLILDEPTNHLDLEMIEWLEEFFAKENITLFMVTHDRYFLERVCNEIIELDQGELFSYKGNYSYYLEKKEARIEQQTVETGKAKQLFKKELTWMRRQPKARTTKSKSRINDFTEIKHKASQRRNDHEIQLELNMERLGSKIVELKKVSKSYKDKVILDGFNYMFQKGERAGIIGKNGTGKSTFLNILTESAQPDSGKIVIGETVKFGYYTQGGITPKPNQKVIDIVREFGDYIPLKKGKQISAQQLLERFLFDRKKQYDFVEKLSGGERKRLYLCTVLIQNPNFLILDEPTNDLDIVTLNVLEAFLLDFPGCLLVVSHDRYFMDKIVDHLFIFRGEGVVEDFPGNYSDYRAYEDSKPVISEVSEEEKKEKKNWKKNNNVKLSYNEQKEYKNLESKIKTLEFDKIELEKKFLNPELSTEEINKLSSKLQVIIDSIEEKEMRWLELTEKLEG; encoded by the coding sequence TTGACTTATTTAACTGTTGAAAGTATATCAAAATCTTATGGAGAGCTAACACTCTTTGAAGACATCTCTTTTAGTATCCATAAAGGCCAAAAAGTAGCATTCGTTGCGAAAAATGGTACTGGAAAAACATCCATATTAAATATTCTTGAAAAAACCGACGAGCCAGATTCTGGTAATGTTATTTTCAGAAAAGATATTAAAGTATCTTTTTTACCTCAAGAACCTTACTTAAATAGCGAGCTTTCTGTTGAAGACACCATTTTTAATAGCGACAATCCTATTCTAGATGTTATTAAAAACTACGAGAAGGCACTTTTAAATCCTGAAGATGCCGAAGCTTATCAAGTAGCATTCGAGCAAATGGATATACAAAATGCTTGGGATTTTGAAACACAATACAAGCAAATTCTCTTTAAACTAAAGCTAGAAGATTTACAACAAAAAGTAAGTAGCATGTCTGGTGGGCAGAAAAAACGCCTCTCTTTAGCTAATGCTTTAATTAATAAACCTGACCTTTTAATTCTTGATGAGCCAACAAATCATTTAGATTTAGAAATGATAGAATGGTTAGAAGAATTTTTCGCAAAAGAAAACATCACCTTATTTATGGTAACGCATGATCGTTACTTTTTAGAGCGTGTTTGTAATGAAATTATAGAACTGGATCAAGGTGAATTATTTTCGTATAAAGGAAACTACTCTTATTATTTAGAAAAAAAGGAAGCTAGGATAGAACAACAAACTGTAGAAACTGGTAAAGCCAAACAACTTTTTAAAAAGGAATTAACCTGGATGCGTCGCCAACCAAAAGCACGTACTACAAAATCTAAATCGAGAATAAACGATTTTACCGAAATTAAACACAAAGCAAGCCAACGTAGAAACGACCATGAAATTCAATTAGAATTAAATATGGAGCGTTTGGGTAGTAAAATTGTTGAGCTTAAAAAAGTCTCTAAATCTTACAAAGACAAAGTAATACTAGATGGCTTTAATTACATGTTCCAAAAAGGTGAACGTGCAGGGATTATTGGAAAAAACGGAACAGGAAAGTCGACTTTTTTAAATATTTTAACAGAAAGCGCACAACCAGATTCTGGAAAGATAGTTATTGGAGAAACTGTAAAGTTTGGATATTACACACAAGGCGGTATTACTCCAAAACCAAACCAAAAAGTTATAGATATTGTTCGTGAGTTTGGTGATTACATTCCATTAAAAAAAGGAAAACAAATTAGTGCACAACAATTATTAGAGCGCTTTTTATTCGATAGAAAAAAGCAATACGATTTTGTCGAAAAACTAAGTGGTGGAGAACGTAAGCGTTTATATTTATGTACTGTTTTAATACAGAATCCTAACTTTTTAATTCTCGATGAGCCAACAAACGATTTAGATATTGTAACTTTAAATGTACTAGAAGCTTTCTTATTAGATTTTCCTGGTTGCCTTTTGGTAGTCTCTCACGACCGTTATTTTATGGATAAGATAGTAGATCACCTATTTATTTTTAGAGGAGAAGGTGTTGTTGAAGATTTTCCTGGAAATTATAGTGATTATAGAGCTTACGAAGATAGCAAACCTGTTATCTCCGAAGTTTCCGAAGAAGAAAAAAAAGAAAAGAAAAATTGGAAAAAGAACAATAATGTAAAGCTATCTTATAACGAACAAAAGGAGTACAAAAACTTAGAAAGCAAAATAAAAACGTTAGAGTTCGATAAAATAGAATTGGAAAAGAAATTCTTAAATCCTGAACTTTCTACAGAAGAGATAAATAAACTTTCGAGCAAACTACAAGTTATTATCGACAGCATAGAAGAAAAAGAAATGCGCTGGTTAGAATTAACTGAGAAACTGGAAGGGTAA
- a CDS encoding polysaccharide biosynthesis/export family protein yields MNKFIVAIAILFSILCSSCITNKDVVYLQDKGTVVNDSLLLKDMGKPYRVQINDVLSINIKSADSELAKLVAVFTPTGKAGSTSGQEALYYDGFTVDLHGNIEFPILGKINVLGFTTDEINAKVKQSLFDNYLKDVSKIFITVKLAGLRYTVSGEVNGSGVLTLFQDRVNIIEALANAGDIKDTGDRTDVLVVRQYPQGQKIHHIDLTDMVAMQSPYYYIQSNDMILVKPLKRKALGAGQTATQTLTTIASIFSVLVSTFFLAKNL; encoded by the coding sequence ATGAATAAATTTATAGTAGCTATTGCTATACTATTCAGTATATTATGTTCTTCTTGTATTACTAATAAAGACGTGGTTTATCTTCAAGATAAAGGTACGGTTGTTAATGATTCTCTGTTGTTAAAAGACATGGGAAAGCCTTATCGTGTTCAAATTAACGATGTTCTTAGTATAAATATAAAATCTGCAGATTCTGAATTAGCAAAATTAGTAGCGGTTTTTACGCCTACAGGAAAAGCAGGAAGTACGAGTGGTCAAGAAGCATTATATTATGATGGTTTTACAGTCGATTTACATGGTAATATTGAATTTCCCATATTAGGAAAAATAAATGTTTTAGGTTTTACTACAGACGAAATTAATGCAAAAGTAAAGCAGTCTTTATTCGATAATTACCTAAAAGATGTTTCTAAAATTTTTATAACAGTTAAGTTAGCGGGATTACGTTATACTGTTTCTGGAGAAGTAAATGGTTCTGGAGTGTTAACATTGTTTCAAGATCGTGTTAATATTATTGAAGCATTGGCAAATGCAGGAGATATAAAAGATACTGGTGATAGAACAGATGTTTTAGTTGTTAGGCAATATCCACAAGGACAGAAAATACACCACATAGATTTAACAGATATGGTTGCTATGCAATCTCCATATTATTATATTCAATCTAACGACATGATTTTGGTGAAACCATTAAAGCGAAAAGCTTTAGGAGCAGGACAAACTGCAACTCAAACATTAACGACTATAGCTTCAATTTTTTCGGTCTTAGTGTCTACATTCTTTTTAGCAAAAAATCTTTAA